CCTGAAATCGATAGAACGACCTCCGATGCGAGACTTGAAACGGCCATCCTGGGGAATACGGCGTTCGGAGATATCCAATTCACTCATAACTTTAATGCGCGAAATGATCGGGCCCTGGAATCTACGATCGAGCGGTTCCATGGCCCGGGAAAGCACGCCGTCAATACGATATTTGACGGTTACCCCTTGCGGACCGGACTCGATATGAATATCGCTGGCCCGCTTACTCAGGGCATCGACCAAAGTCGTGTCGATCAACTTGATAACCGGACTATGTTCCGCATCCGGTTGCTCCCCGGCCAACAAGTCTTTATCCTCTTCAAGCGCATCATCAGGAATACTACGGAACTTCTCCAAAGTGCTTTCAAGAGCTTCACCAGTTATGGTTTGACTGCCGGCAACGTGTCTCAGGATATGGCTTTTAGCAGCGACTTTATAGAGAACCGGTACACTTACGGCCCATTTAAGCTGATCGAGGCGGTCGATATCCGTGGGGTCTGCAGTCGCAACAACCACACCTTTATCGGTACGTTGCAACGGTACGACTCCGAATCGAAGAGTCAGGTCTTCCGGTAATTGATCGAGCAATTCCGGGTCAGGGTGAAAGGAAGCCATATCTACATATTCGAGACCGAATTGACGAGCCAATACCCGGGCCAGAATTTCTTCATCATAAAAACCCAGTTCAATACCGGTTTCGCCAAATCGCAACCCCAGGACTTTCATTCTTTGCAAAATGACTTCGATCTGCCCTGGTGCGATAGCTCCAAACTCAACGAGCAATTCACCCATTTTAAGCCATCTATAGACCATTCGAAAACTCCTGACGAACTAACGAACCGTACCGGCCAGTTGAAAAATCGGCAAATAAATGGCAATCACTATGCCACCGATCACCAGACCGACAAAAAGCAGAATGAGCGGTTCGGCCAAAGCGGCCAAACGATCCAGCTTATGATCAATTTCCGATTCATAATACTCGGCAACTTCCTCGAACATCAGGCCAAGCGTACCGGTTTTTTCACCAGTAGCGATCATGCGCACGGCGATCTGGGGAAAGCTGGCATGGCGCTCCAGGGCGTTGCCGAGGCTATCGCCCTCATTGACCGCGCCAATGACCTTGGTAACACCCTCTTGCAAAACGGTATTGTTAAGCACGCCGCCAGCCAATTGCATGGCCTCGATAAGGGGCAAGCCGCTGGACAAAATCGTTGCGGTGGTACGGGAAAAATTAACCAGACCATTGAGTCGATACAAAGTACCGAGCAAAGGAATCTTAAGGAAAAGTCGATCGATCCCCCTTTTGCCCATGGTCGTTTGCGAGTATCTCCTCAGCGCAACCATGCCGGACATGACCAGAACGAGCACGACGAACCAGCCGCGCGCAGCCAAATCGGCAAGACCCAGAACAAAACGGGTCAAAAACGGCAAGGATACTTGTGCATCGGCGTAGATTTGAACGAAACTGGGGATCACGAAGAAAACCATAAACAGCAAAACGAGAATCGTCGCCGCTACGAGAACCAGGGGATAAAGTGCGGCGGATTTGAGACGATCCTTAACCTGAGCCATACGTTTCTGATAGCCGAGATATCGCGCTAACGTCTGAGGAAGATCACCGGTTTTCTCTCCAGATGCAACGGAAGCAACGTAAAGACCCGGAAAATATTCAGGGAATCCGGCAAAGGCTTCCGACAGGGAACGTCCCCCTTTTA
This DNA window, taken from Syntrophotalea carbinolica DSM 2380, encodes the following:
- a CDS encoding type II secretion system F family protein, which translates into the protein MALFICRVGTPDGRVVIRNCRARNRFELQESLEEEGCCVFKIRRAFFSFTYFSEYRQKGWPAHRFLLFNQEMLVLLKSGMPILQILASLVHDQDSANTKNVLTEVFTSVKGGRSLSEAFAGFPEYFPGLYVASVASGEKTGDLPQTLARYLGYQKRMAQVKDRLKSAALYPLVLVAATILVLLFMVFFVIPSFVQIYADAQVSLPFLTRFVLGLADLAARGWFVVLVLVMSGMVALRRYSQTTMGKRGIDRLFLKIPLLGTLYRLNGLVNFSRTTATILSSGLPLIEAMQLAGGVLNNTVLQEGVTKVIGAVNEGDSLGNALERHASFPQIAVRMIATGEKTGTLGLMFEEVAEYYESEIDHKLDRLAALAEPLILLFVGLVIGGIVIAIYLPIFQLAGTVR